A window of Canis aureus isolate CA01 chromosome 28, VMU_Caureus_v.1.0, whole genome shotgun sequence genomic DNA:
GAGTCATccaaaagaaagagagtgagaatgaCCAAGGCAGAAGCCGTGGTGCCTTTTATAACTGAATTTCAGGAGGGACATCTCATCGCATCTGCTGTCTTCGATCGATCACACAGACCAAACCTGGGAGCCGATGACACAGGGAGGCAGGGCGCAGTGGGAGTCATCTTAGAGGCTAGTTACCAAATATCCCAAGTATTCTAAGCAATGAAGATGGTCGAGAAAACACTTTAGCTAGACTGGACTGAACAAACTGGTGGCTGGCAATTCCATCCATAGGTAATGGCCCAAGACTTTGAAGAGTGGCTGTTTCGTCACCCAAGGCCAGTTGTCAAGTTGGCCCAAACCTGAGTAGAGCCCAGTGATCCTGCACTGTGTTAACCAAGGAATTGAGAGGAATGAAAACATGATGGTTCGAACCAAACATAATAAGCTTACATAGCAGGTTACTAAATGTCACCATAGGCACCGAATGACTAATGGCAACATGTAAATCACACAGATGTTCTGTTGCTTAACCACTAATCTTACCTGATTTAGAATTACTCAAGTCTCCCACGTACGAGAAGCTAGAAGCCCGATTTCAGCCTGGCATGGCTTGGctgactttgtttttgttctttttcctcttcctcctgctcccaCCGAGTCTTGCTTGCGTCCCATGATGGTCCCGGCCAGTGTTTGCCTTTTCAAGTAGTTCTGTCCTTAAACCTATGCTGGCTGCAAGGGTGCTGCAGTCGCCCTATACCTCCTTACAGCTCTTTCTGCAGTTCCTACCTCTTTACCTCTTCTCTGACCAAGGTCCTCCATCACAATGAATGTTCTGGTCATACAAAAGGTCCTCAGACATCTTCAAACATACAGTACGGTTTCAGGTTTCTGGGCTTTGACTGATGCTCTCCTTCTTCCAGGAATGTCATTCCAGGCCCTTCTCTGCCTAGGAAACTTCTCTTCGCCTTTCAAATCTCTGCTCAAGTGTTTTCCCTTCTAATGAAATTTCCTGGACTCTCCGGGGCCTGCCTTGTACCTTAGCACACCAGGACAGAGTTCATCCTTCTTTTTCCTGGATTATTGCTGGAACTTCTGCTTGTTTCAATTCCTGAATCACTCTTACTTGAgggtaatttttcttttgttttacacATGCATCTTTCCAAGCAAAAGGTGAGCTCCTCAAAGGTAGATTCTACCTTTTACCCTCAACAGCTCCCCTTGGTGCCTAGACTGTAATAGATTTCGATGATCTTTCAACAAATAAACTGAGGAACTGAGAAACTGCACATCTGGACACCGCAGTGTCCTGCTAAGTGAGAGACATCTCTGGTCCCAACCTATAACACTACAACTTTGTTGATGCCCTCACCAGGCACACTCCATCGGTCTATGGGTGGTTCCATTCCTTAGGTGCTAGACTAACTATGGGGCTACATCAATCTTTGCTTTCTCTGAGGATCTTTGCCTCTGCTTCTCAGTGGGTCACTTGCTCATGGCCACCTGCTAGGTCTCAGGTCTTCTCAATCCTGAATTCTGATTACCTGGAGAAGCCAGGCAGCATGACGGCTTAGAGAAGAGGTTAAGGGGTCAGACTACCCAACGCAAGAATTAATGAGGAAATGTACGTAGCGCTCTTTCTACAAGACCTGACACGTAGTACGTGCCCAAGACACAGTAGTTGTGGTTCCTGTCAGTGCTACGATGGCCACGAGGTTAGTGGACTTTCTGGTTACACCTACTGCCATGTGAGCCGTCCCTAAGCAAGAGCCCCAGGGATCTGACCGGATCACCGGCGTGCTCACTCTCATCTGCTCGGTCCCACAGCTCTAGCTCTCCTGACATCAGGACTCAGTGATCCAGTCTGTTTTCATCAGGCTAAATTAGGCTGATTTAACCCGTGCCCGGATAGGGAGCAAGAAAAACTATCGCTAAGTGAAGTCCTTTTGGGAAAACTGTCCATGTAGGTACCACCGATCCCTCTGCACTGGGTCAGTTCCAAAGACTTCTCTTTTTCCATCTTATCTGATGAGCCGAGACAAAATGGCCATGCTGATGGAAACTGCTTTGCATTCCAACTGCTGCTGTCCCAGCATAAAATACACGGTTTCATAAAGGCCCAAAAATGTTTAAGATCTTTagctactgggatccctgggtggcgcagcggtttggcgcctgcctttggcccagggcgcgattctggtagacctgggatcgaatcccacatcgggctcctggtgcatggagcctgcttctccctctgcccgtgtctctgcgcctctctctctctctctgtgactatcataaataaataaaaattaaaaaaaaaaaagatctttagcTACCACTCATCAGCTCGCTGCTGCCTTTGCTCTGCAGGGCTTTCATCCTGTCACTGGTCCAAGGTGTCAGAGGATCTGAAGCGCCCTGTCCCGTTACTGCCTCTAATCACTACTGAGATTGCTGCCaccattctcttccttctcttgccccccctccccccaaaccaGGTCTCTTGTCAGATTTCCCACGCTTCTCCAGCTTTTCTGCCAGAAGTCTGGCCTCCTCGTCAACGCCGCCAGCCAGTCAGTTCTTGTCCATCAAGGAGGCAAACTGAGTAAACCACTGCAGGAGAGATAACATCTTCGGTTGACTCTTCCTGGCTGCTTGTTTGTGCTCAGTGCCCAAGGTCTGAGGTTTCTGAAAGGCTGAACGTGATCACTGAACTCCTTGTACCATAGTGAAATCTGGTTGTACAGCTTGGTCGAGAGCGTGCAGCAGGCCAGTCAGCGAGTTAAGGATAGCTTAGAAAAGCAGAGAAGCGTGAGCCTTAGGGAAAGGCATTAAGTGGGAaactctctctcccctccaccccatggGGTAGTAAGGTGAACCAGGAGGAAATAGTCCTTTGGGGGCTAAGTGCCCAATACTTTCAAACAGCAGCTAGTGTTCGTGGTTGGCCCTCACAGGAACACTTCTGCTCTGTGCATATGGCATAGGGAGCATCAGGGATCGAGGGTTGGATGGGGAACATTTAAGCAAGTTTTACTGGGGGATTGGTATTAGCCTTTTGGGTCCAATTGACTGACTCACTTGACAATGGAGACTTTGATGTCTCTCCTGATTAATACTGGAAGCCATCTCCCCTGGCTAACCTGGCCAAGGGGCTAATTTGTAATTTGGCACTTTCTTTTAAATAGTTCTTTCCAACAGGAAACTACACCAAGTTTTAGAAATCATTGACTCAACTATCAAGTCGAACTACAGCTCTAGGAATAAATTATTTCTCTGCAACTGGACTGAGAAGTTCTGAAAAAGAAGGATAGAACTTCACTCTGGTTGATGTTTTGTGTACCACTAATGCAAAATAAAGTGAAGGCCGAACAGCCACTTTACATTCATTTTGTGTCGGCTCAGAGAAACAAAGCCCATGTATGGGGTCCTGCCtctaaaaaactgaaaatcttgatggataaaattaaaaaaactattacaATTTAAAACCAGATATGTGCACATTTTATGAACCTAAATATTGCTAAGTAATCGAGCCTAAATCGTGTGATCCTTAACATACGTGTCGGATAATCATTCTTAATGGCATGTGAAATACATGGATTTTATTCTTAATATACTCACTTAGAAGACTTATAACTTGAGAGCTCTTTCGAAAACAATGCTGTATACTGTCAGGATTCAATCGAAGGCATACATTTTGTCATTAAGAACTGGGCAGAGAGGATTTAGTTCGGATTAAGCGTGGCTTGCAAAGTAAAGTCTGAAAGGAAAAGATCTTCCTACTGTAGTCAATTCAGATGCCATTCAAGATGTCATTTAACCAGCTCATCCAGGACTCACCTTTGAAGTTATTATTTATGACAAAGGGATGTCAACTACTGACCAAGGAGAATAGGTATCTTCACACTCTTGCTATAACCCAAGGACAAAGCTAATAACTCATAGTCAGGCACGAGCTTTGACTCCTAAACCAAGACCATGAAACACCAAGGCATAATTTGCCTTTCTGTTACAGTCATTAGCTCAATCACTTAATGAACTTAATTAGCTCAACAAAATTCTCAGTGGGAGAGGTACAGAGAGGTCAACAGCAAATGACCACTCCTTAATCCCTTCAAACTTTCACcatcattacttttttaaagggcATTTCCTTAAAAAGTCCTGCCTTTGAGGTATAAAACTCACCTGCAATTGTATTTGCAAAGTTAAAGCCACACTTCAAAAAGAGTACTGCCGACAACAGCTGATCTAATGGTTGGCTTTAGTAGGGGACAGCGAGGGGCTCGTAATGGCCATCAACCGtgaataaattgtgatatatattCATATGGTGGAATGTTACCTGGTAATAAAGAGACTATGAATACGCTCAACAACATAAATGAGTCtcaaaaaactgaacaaaagagTAGTACGTACTGTATTTCATTTATGTGAATTTCTAGAATGAGCAACACTAAGCCACGGTGGTAGAAGTCAGAACAATAGTTAACGTGGGGAAGGATGAActgggagagggcaggagggaatTTTCCATAATGGAAAAGTTGTGTATCTTTATTGGGGTTGTGGTCACCAAATTCCAAGCTACACATTTAAAATCTGTGCATTCTATTGAATGTCAATCGTATGTGGGATTTTTGTTAAAGTACTAATTACCTACTGGATTCTAAAGTGAGGTATAACCTACTGTTGTAGAAAGCATCTAATAAATCGCATTACCATTAAAAACCAACACAAGCCATTCAGAAAGCAGATATGAAGCTTTAATTTACTGTGGGCATTTCTGTGACCAATATTATAAACTTTTCACACGTCTTCATACAGATATATCTTTTATAAGacacaggtttttgtttttgttttttaccaagtACTGTGAAATATACCACCATTCCACTTAGTTAGGGGCATATTATAAATATCGTGAGCCActgattaaatataaatacagaggTTGATACACGTTAGAaagtttccataataaaaaaaagtttaagaaaagcTAAATACTATGAAAGTTTACATATGTTGCATACTTTAAATATCACATCACAGTGACAACCAATTACAATAAAATCACAACTGCTTTTAGATGATAGTACATTCAGATTTCTAACatccaattatttttgtttccatcatGTCAACTCCACACAGCGTTCTCATTTCTAGAGAGTAGACCAGCTTTTGGACTGCAGACCGAGTTTCTTGTGCAATAATGATTACTATTTTGATTGTGACCACTGGACACTGAATTTATAACATACGGTACTAAAAAGAGACAAGACTATGAAGTATATGATATGGAACTCTTCAGTGGCGGTgttcaagagaaattaaaatagcaGCCTGAAAATGGGTTTTAATAATCtacatatatttcaattaaaagacgtcaaaacatttggaaataaataCATAGTACAGCCTTCCCCCTTCCAAAATGCTGCCTGGAAGAAAAGTTCCAAGCCGAATGAAGGGGAAAAGTGAGGGAAAAACAACAACTCagaaaacaaacattatatgctgcTCTGAGCTACAATCTGCCTGAGTCTGTTTTTCAGTTGGAACAAGTTTTACCATCACTTCTACATTGCTTTAGTGTCCACAGTCCAGAGGAAGTCCTTGAACAGCTAGTTCATATTTTACAGAAATTGGAAGGACTCCTAAAACCCCTCAACTAATTACACACGGGAAAGCCGATCACGTGTTGTCTTAAAATCTATGTGAATATCAAACATAGTCGTAGCCATTCTCTTAACGGTGATGCCAGAGGAAGTGATGAAAATATATGCACAGCTGTACACAGATCACCATTAAACACAGGACAAATGCCGTTTGATGCATATCAAATAAGCTCCCAAAAAGccaatttgaatatatttattttcatttactttgatACAGCACTAGAAGGGACTGCATATAATTACAGAGACTGCTGCAAACAACACTTGATGCTACTAAGGGTTCTATTAAGCATCAGGCATGCACAACAGTTGCCTTTTAAAACTTCTCATGTATATATCTTAAGATTTCTACTTATAAGCTACAATAGGTTTAAAGCATTTAGTCATTTTTAAACCAAATATTTTAACTGACCTATGTCTAcgtggggaaaaacaaaaactccctCCCCGGTGTCAACACCCAAAAGTAATATTAAATCTTACTCTCCAATTTGAgacttaaaacttattttatatacGTCACCCTTGAAACTCCAAAAGTGGGGAAGATTCTGATCACTACTAACTGGGCAGTATGATTTCCTGGCAGCAGTCTATCCACCGCACACGCACGCACGCCAAGCCTTTGGGGATTACAAGATAAGCGTGACGTGCTGGTGGCTACAGATGACAATGATTGAATGAACAgtctcttctttttattctggatcattttatttcaaactaaatgaaatgaaatccttTCATTACTACaaactaaaaaatgttttctttaacatCAACATAAGAGTGGAGGAAACCAAAAGCATCGTTTTCTAGTGTGTGGCAAAACAGAAAAGATCTCGATTACATTAGGTAaccaggggtggggaagggagtaGTTTGTTTTTCCACTTAAGAAGCATTCCAGTCAAATAATCACAAACACTTACAAATTCAGATTGGTTCTCAGTCATTTATGGCTTAAAGTACTGGATTTGAAAACCACTTCAGGCTAAAATAAAGTTATATGAATAATGCATAGATTGTCTATCTAGGAAATCATGCAGTAAATAAACATTCTCATGTACACTGGAACCTTAGTGATGAAAGGGGTCTGCGGGTGTGAACGGAAACGTTTCTTCCCTTTTACCAAGAGATACGCCCAGCAAGATCCTGGCTTTGGGCCTATTCAAGATCCTACCTGCCAGGTCATCTTGATTTTCTCAGATTGATAAAAGAAGCCAATGTCACAAGACATTTGCAACAAGGAACTGACTTGCTGCGAGTGCAGGCGCTGTGAGGTCTGAGCCAGGCAGGACGAGACGCTCACGGTCCTGCCACCCTGCTGCAAAGTCAATCTGGAGTATGTGACCAACTAGAGTATCGAATGGGTAAATGCTTAGAATGACCCACtggaaatgtttattatattagTATCTTTTACAAATCTGTCTGCCCTTGAAATCTATTTCATTTTGAGAAATGCCAGGGTAATAATATCCACTCGCTATTCCTGGTTTTGATACGCCCCTACGACATGAGAATTGAACTGAACCACGATGATGGTAATGTCGTCTCTGTACATCCGGGCAAGCTCCTCAGGAAGACTAAGCATTTTGGAGAGGCGCTCGTGATCAACAGTCCCGAACTCGTTGTTGCCCACTGCGTGACGAATGAGATGGGTTGCTGCATTCTGGTCCTCGAATACTGAGGACATCTTGGCTCTCCTTTCCGTTAAAAGGCCATGCATCTGTCCTAGAGTCACCTTGTAGCCACCAACAGCTATTGGCTGTTGGTGATGCATGCCGGTCAGGTACTCACCCACAATCCTAACCACATCCTGCCTATGCATGGTCTCCCACAACCCATCAGTAGCCAACACTAGAAATTTATCCTGTGGCCTTAACCGGTGGTAAGTGACCTCTGGCTCAGCAGTGAGATAAGGAGGTGTGTAATAATTAGGAGGGATGAACTTGGTGTATTCGTTGTCGTTCAACTGGTCTGGGCCCGATTCTATCACTCTCTTTTGAAGGTCAATGCTCCATTTGAACTTTACGTCTCCAAAAGCCCTAAAAGGCATCAGCAAGCCAAGCAGCCGATCCTGTTTCACCACACTCTTGGCCTCATTCTTCGGGTGTTCCAATTTCAGCCGTTCCAGTTCTCTTTCATTCTGAGCGTTGTGATCATTAGAGAGAGTGACTGCTGACCAAGAGCCATCCTCTTCCTGCACACCCAGCATGGCCCTGCTATCACCAGTATTGGCCACGTGAAGGTCAACACCGTCTACGTGGGCCACACAGGCGGTGGCCCCAGAAAATGCCACTCGGAGCACCAGGTAGTTGAGGAAAGAATTGGGATCACCAACTTGAGCCTCCAAGGAGATGTCATTGTCGAGCCTCTTGAAAGCATTAATTAAAGCCTCCTTAACATCGATATCAGTAGACTCCCCAGTGTTGAGGTCTATAAGTTCCTGCCAGTAAGTCCTCAAGCTGTTGAAATACAATTTGGATGCCTCCTTACTGAAGTAATCATTGGGGTGCTTGTGCCACTGGAGGATGGGCAGCAGCGCCCTACCACTCTCCACTGCATTTTCAATCTCTAGCAAAGTCTCATGGGGTAACAGAGAGACAGCAATATAATAGAAGAGTCTCTCGCTGACCGCCTGCGAACAGGCACAGCCCGCATGGCCGTCGAACACCCCCAAGAGCATCCCTCGGGTCTGCAGGCAGGTGGCCGCGCTCCTCCGGTCCTCGATGGGTGCATTTGCAGGCAGCTGATTGCTGTCAAATCCAAGGACAGAGCTGACGTTTTTGCCATCGAACTCGGGCACCTTGAAACTGTACTCGTTAGCCTTCAGGATGCTGTTGACTTGTGGAGGTGTGAGGTAAAACTTCTGGGGTGTGGAAGCATATCTCCTCCCCTGGGTGTACTGCCACCAGCTCTCCTTCGGCCTGCAGAAGGTCGCGTACGCCGGGTGGGGGCTGTATCTCAGGCGACTCTGAGGAAGGTACGGGGGCGGGCAGCAGAGATGCTTGTGGTGGCAGTAACAGGCGGTGCCATAGATTCTGCTCAGCTCGCAGTTAcggaggagagggaaaaacagctGAGCTGGCGCTGGCATGGCATCCGAGAACAGCGGCAGGCCGGAGCTTCCGACGGGGATTCCTAGACGGCAGGTACACAGACAACAAAGGCAAGAGTTACACTTGGGATCACTCCACCTCGCCTCGCTTCGTGCAACTGCCGGCAGGTGGACCTGCGCTAGGCCCCGGGCTCCGAGCACCGCATCTCACGTGCCCACCACGTGCTCCTTCTACAGGGTGGATTGTGCTAAGTAAGTACAATTCTCACTCCCTCACGGAGCCACGACTACAGTCGAGCtttactcttctcttttcctcacatTTCCTTGTGCAGCGCAGACTGTGCGGCACGTACAATAGATGCGGCTGGGAAAAGCTGAGGAGAAGAGGATTACATAACATCATGCAGCGGCAGTCCACCTGGCCAATCACCCTCCTCCCTCTGTATCCTCAAGGCGGCCCTGGATCTCCCATATCACACAGAGACTCCTCTCATTAATGACAATCCTGTTTCGAGACTTGTGGCCAATTGTCAACCTTTGATGACACAAGGCTATCGCATGTATCGGGTGTTagtattgtgtgtgtatatatgttttcatgaattattttgtAAGTAATATACGTAGATCACTGTATTGATATAATGTTCATTGTAACATATAGAAAAAACTTtacataatgaataaaaataggaatTCCAGTATTCCCTTCCTGCACCCCAGTGGACGGTCTTGCAAACTACGCTTCTCTAGACCACTGCGCCAATTTGGTGAGCTTAGGAACGTAGGTCTGCCTGCAACTTGCCAAATAATCCTAGAAAGGTCAgtttacctctctgggcctcacttcccTAGGTTGTAAGTGAACACACCAAAGCAGATGCTATCGAAAGCCTCTCCTGGAATCCTATGCCTTTTTAAGTGTTAGCTGAAGTGAGGCTTTGAAATCGGATACTAGcttcattttttcattgtttaatttACTGTACTCTTTGTGATAAAAACAATTTTAGGTATAGTAGCAGCTCTAAGACTTTGTTAGTAATGTAAATGCTCTCAGTTCTGGAATTTAATTTACTTGCTGGTATTTTCCCCTGATAATCAGAGGAAGCTATAGAAATACTATTTTCAAACATTATGGATCCTGAATAGAGTTTAatacctagaaaaatattttctcttacattAAAAGAAAGTATCCACTTGCCATCAGGAAGCAATAAATAGTGAAATAAAAGTCTAAGGTTTGTATAAAAAAGGTACACATATtaatcaagaatttaaaaatgtaatactaTATGACACTGAAAGTATTTGGCCAAAACATTTAcctacaaaattttattttatttttatttttttaaagaatttacttatttattcatgagagacacagaaagagaggcagagatacaggcagagggagaagcaggctccatgcagggagcccgatgtgggactcgatcccgggtctccagtatcacgccctgggccaaaggcagacgctcaactgctgagccacccaggcacccctacacagAAAATTTTATGAATGTGTATCATTAATCCAGATAATtcaggcaaggggaaaaaaaaaaaaaaactcttccttCTCACTAACATTTATTTCCCCTGAATTCTTGAGGCCTTGCTTCAAAGAATTCATTTGGCCTGTAAAGAAATAGACTTTAGAAAtacttgattatttcttttttaagtggactccatgcctagcatggagcccaacacagggcttgaacccaggacctgagaccaagacctgagctgagatcaagagtcagacacctaaccaactgagccacccaggcaccccagaaatacttttaaaaaggaaataaatgcagTAACAAAACAGagtacagaaaacaaaaccatttgAATCATAATATCAGCATTTCCttcttaagtttgaacccattacaggaaaaaaatgtacaaatatcACAGAGATGGTTAGCTATGTTACGTTACTTTCAGGTACGCCCTTCTGACAATTAGAGAAGTGATAAGTGAGATGTAGGAAAGCAGAAAAAATCAAACACTGAATAATAACCGATTCTTGTCTGCTTCCGTAATAAGCAGTGCATAAGCCAGGCATATAGAACCtcttttgcaaatgacagaaagtaccattattttaaatgcactatTAAAGAAGGGATTTGTTTAAAAAACTGAAGCATAGGCAATAGAAGCTAAtgattagaattttggaaataagATCAATAACTAAACAAGCATTCTAAAATGcagtaatgaaaaagaaattccagaagGACAGGAATCTATCAAGACTAACCACTTAAATAACCGCACTTAAACTGAATACCTGAAAGTCATCCAAAGGTTAAGGGTACATGATTGAGCCAGGAGATGTGCTCAAATGTTGGGCCACATGACATTGGCTTCCAGGCATAGACTATATCTCTTGTCAGATTTGCACACAGAGAGCACAGTAACTCACTTCATGTTCTGTATaaagattttctaatattaaaaatacacacGGATGCCCATCTTAAGGGAACGTTTTCTCCATGACTTTAGATTAAGTTTgtatttgtacaaaaaaaaatttgtatttgtgctattttaaaatgtaagactTTTACAAGAAGAAATGCTTGCTTCTGCGTGATTCAGTTGTGATTCAGTTGAACTGAATCAAACTACTACTTTGTGCATGCGCGTGTGTGTACGTGTTTGCAAGGCAGGGGTTTGGTAGATGCATAACAGAGTTTGGTTATATGATGTCTAATCAAGGAATAACAAGTCCAAGGAACCTGCACTTTCCTTAAATACTTTGTTTTGACAATTCTGCTTTTGTAGTCCACtgcaaaatgaatgaaacattgtGGCAAAAGAACAGATTCATGCAGCAGATGGTCTGAATAATACATAAATTCAAACAACAAGCACTCAAATACTCAGGTAATAGAATATTCCTTCACCGCAAAAGtcctcaagattaaaaaaaaaaaaaacagtggaattTATCAACTTTCAGTTATTCAGAGGCTTAACATATGGACTGAGACTATCCCAATCCCCCAACTCCCaacattctttcaaaaaacaaattcttGGAGAATATGGAATTCATGAAAACCCTGCTCTGTGATTATTGAGTGTTCTATCATCACCAGCACGTGATATATTCTCTCCATCAGACCAGAGATCCTTAGAAATCAGAGTACTTTCAAATGTGTAAAGCATAAAAGGAGCATTCAAAAACTGAGCATCTTTCTGAATATCCTGTGATTCAAccacaaaaccccacaaaatcaAAACTTCTGCTGACAAACTCGCTAAATTAATGAGGTAGAGAGCTCTTGACCAGGCTATTAAGAAGGGCAACAAGGTGCAGCGTCAGGAAACCGGAGGAGTGTCGGATTTTCAAGCGATCTCTGAGCACAATTTCACTGAAAAGTTCCCATCCCGTGATCCAGACCCAGGCACCTTTACACGCAGCATCTTAGAGCTGGGCAAATTTGGCCCATTTTGCCAATGACTAATAAGAAAAGATGCACCGCAATCCGACACAGGAGCGAGACCCATCCCTTCTTACTGATGTGCTCGGCAGAGCCTGTGCCAGGAAATGATTCCACTTCATTCAATAAACCCACAGACCCTATTAATTAGAAAATGCTGTTATACTGCTCCGACTCCGCAGCTCTTTAGCTTTCCAAGCTTTTGGTAAacggaagagggaaaaaaaggaaggaaagagagccACACTAGTCAATGTGTCAGAACCTCAGTTTATGTAATCCGATTGCATGAAACACCCTGTATAAAGACTTGAATTTCTCGGCATTTCTGGAAATGCCTAGCCGTTTCCCAGCCCCCGTTATCCATCTCTCCGTGAGTGAAGACACCCATTTCCCTCTGAAGCCCCGAAGCCCCACGCCAGCACTTGTTTGATGAGTTTCCTCGGTCCCTCCCTGGGAATTGCACTGAGGTCTCGAAGCTCTCCGGGTCCAggaccaccccccgcccccgccctgcttCTACCTACCTCCCCCCTTCATCCACGGCGACCCACCGAAAACCATGCACACGCAAAGACAGTCACCATCCTTCCCGGGTACCCAACGCAGGTGGTCAAGCGCATACCTACCAATTCGTCTGGGCCCgggacacacacacattctcctgTCATCACAACACGGAGCCGACAACATCCACAACCCGCGCGGGCAGCAGCAGCGACAGCAGCACCGGCCCATTGAAAGCAAAGCAGAGATGCTCATtagaggaggcggcggcggggggcgggcgcggagGAGGGGCGAGCCGTCGCTCCAGGCGGGAGGGGGCAGGCCCGGGCGGGCCcggaggggtggggaggaccgGAGCAGACGCACCCACCCACcccgcgggggcggccggggcacGGCCCGAGGCGGCGGGGACCCCGCAGCCGGCAGGGGTGCGCCCCGGGCCCAGCCACGCCATCCGGCCCGGCCGCGGAGCCCGGCGGCCCCCGGcatcctccgccgccgccgccgcccaccccccgcccggccTCGGGGCAGGAGCCTCGGGCggggcggccccgcggccccggg
This region includes:
- the PDP1 gene encoding pyruvate dehyrogenase phosphatase catalytic subunit 1 isoform X2 produces the protein MPAPAQLFFPLLRNCELSRIYGTACYCHHKHLCCPPPYLPQSRLRYSPHPAYATFCRPKESWWQYTQGRRYASTPQKFYLTPPQVNSILKANEYSFKVPEFDGKNVSSVLGFDSNQLPANAPIEDRRSAATCLQTRGMLLGVFDGHAGCACSQAVSERLFYYIAVSLLPHETLLEIENAVESGRALLPILQWHKHPNDYFSKEASKLYFNSLRTYWQELIDLNTGESTDIDVKEALINAFKRLDNDISLEAQVGDPNSFLNYLVLRVAFSGATACVAHVDGVDLHVANTGDSRAMLGVQEEDGSWSAVTLSNDHNAQNERELERLKLEHPKNEAKSVVKQDRLLGLLMPFRAFGDVKFKWSIDLQKRVIESGPDQLNDNEYTKFIPPNYYTPPYLTAEPEVTYHRLRPQDKFLVLATDGLWETMHRQDVVRIVGEYLTGMHHQQPIAVGGYKVTLGQMHGLLTERRAKMSSVFEDQNAATHLIRHAVGNNEFGTVDHERLSKMLSLPEELARMYRDDITIIVVQFNSHVVGAYQNQE
- the PDP1 gene encoding pyruvate dehyrogenase phosphatase catalytic subunit 1 isoform X1 translates to MCVCPGPRRIGIPVGSSGLPLFSDAMPAPAQLFFPLLRNCELSRIYGTACYCHHKHLCCPPPYLPQSRLRYSPHPAYATFCRPKESWWQYTQGRRYASTPQKFYLTPPQVNSILKANEYSFKVPEFDGKNVSSVLGFDSNQLPANAPIEDRRSAATCLQTRGMLLGVFDGHAGCACSQAVSERLFYYIAVSLLPHETLLEIENAVESGRALLPILQWHKHPNDYFSKEASKLYFNSLRTYWQELIDLNTGESTDIDVKEALINAFKRLDNDISLEAQVGDPNSFLNYLVLRVAFSGATACVAHVDGVDLHVANTGDSRAMLGVQEEDGSWSAVTLSNDHNAQNERELERLKLEHPKNEAKSVVKQDRLLGLLMPFRAFGDVKFKWSIDLQKRVIESGPDQLNDNEYTKFIPPNYYTPPYLTAEPEVTYHRLRPQDKFLVLATDGLWETMHRQDVVRIVGEYLTGMHHQQPIAVGGYKVTLGQMHGLLTERRAKMSSVFEDQNAATHLIRHAVGNNEFGTVDHERLSKMLSLPEELARMYRDDITIIVVQFNSHVVGAYQNQE